A stretch of Chroicocephalus ridibundus chromosome 24, bChrRid1.1, whole genome shotgun sequence DNA encodes these proteins:
- the FIGNL2 gene encoding fidgetin-like protein 2 has product MHWSPEHAQSLNQWPEQHLDVSSTTSSPAHKSDLYPSTRQRFNYAWANDDISALTASNLLKRYAEKYSGVLDAPYERPALSGYGDGAFGPVNGQKGDGEPWPVAHGSDGAYPLTPIHDGLPGTKGVVPPAIPPGGGTIGLGGSPVVSANLADPMYPGNSCGGATASSGGLGSSQEYPSGYGGTYLPSSYCTQPAATLPPTHPSGLLQPPHPSPALVPGYGSSGPMYNYATGSYPPQPGYGTIHPPHPSASYLPSGIAAPTPIPAPPPAARPPGVPGYGYQGAGLAPLAVPPLGTEVAGALKRKAFDISGGEDEGEGRYRKYSYEQPKSPYPMSDNGECRGNGFSGSAESPQVAFKPGKRPAGAGNAEEHAGKYGGQPMKSMVSPPYSAGDAPLRPAEPFEKFSPPLANGERVAEPGPPFPLRLPQKAPVFGSPPVEEQPKNVDPLVLELVNTKIVERGPPVQWTDIAGQVSVKATIEEELVWPILRPGAYTGASRPPRTILLFGPRGTGKTLLSRCISTQLGSTLLKLSGTTLLSTWKAEAEKILQTVFFVASCRQPAVVLITEAESLLVARAGEDGSQVSNLKSQLLSYLDNVATSSEQNVVIIGTTSRPGSMDEASHRRFAKRFYISPPDSIARRQILHHALAQQSSCLSEREMASLVQHTESFSGSELVQLCQHAGATTLHGLPGQIQPTSYQDFEKAFCKVRPAASQKELDLFLEWDKMYGTRH; this is encoded by the coding sequence ATGCACTGGTCACCAGAGCATGCCCAGTCCCTGAACCAGTGGCCGGAGCAGCACCTCGACgtctcctccaccacctcctcgCCAGCCCACAAGTCCGACCTCTACCCCAGCACCCGCCAGCGCTTCAACTACGCCTGGGCCAACGACGACATCTCGGCGCTCACCGCCTCCAACCTCCTCAAGAGGTACGCCGAGAAGTACTCGGGGGTGCTGGACGCGCCCTACGAGCGCCCGGCGCTGAGTGGCTACGGGGATGGAGCCTTCGGGCCAGTTAACGGGCAGAAGGGGGATGGGGAGCCCTGGCCGGTGGCCCACGGCTCCGATGGCGCCTACCCCCTGACCCCCATCCACGATGGCCTCCCTGGCACCAAGGGGGTGGTGCCGCCCGCCATCCCGCCCGGCGGCGGCACCATCGGGCTCGGCGGCTCCCCCGTGGTGTCCGCCAACCTCGCCGATCCCATGTACCCCGGCAACTCCTGCGGAGGAGCCACCGCCAGCTCCGGTGGGCTTGGGTCATCTCAGGAGTACCCCTCAGGCTACGGCGGCACGTACTTGCCCTCCAGCTACTGCACCCAGCCAGCAGCAAcgctcccccccacacacccctcggggctcctgcagcccccacacccCTCACCCGCCCTGGTGCCGGGCTACGGCTCCTCCGGCCCCATGTACAACTACGCCACCGGCAGCTACCCACCGCAACCGGGTTACGGGACCATCCACCCGCCCCATCCCTCCGCGTCCTACCTGCCCTCTGGCATCGCGGcacccacccccatcccagccccaccacctgcCGCCCGCCCCCCTGGGGTCCCCGGCTATGGCTACCAGGGTGCCGGCTTGGCCCCCCTGGCTGTGCCGCCCCTGGGCACGGAGGTGGCGGGTGCCCTGAAGAGGAAGGCTTTCGACATCTCCGGCGGGGAGGACGAGGGGGAGGGCAGGTATAGGAAATACAGCTACGAGCAGCCAAAGTCTCCCTACCCCATGTCAGACAACGGTGAGTGCCGGGGCAACGGGTTCAGCGGCAGCGCCGAGTCCCCCCAGGTGGCCTTCAAGCCCGGGAAGCGGCCGGCGGGAGCCGGGAACGCCGAGGAGCACGCCGGCAAGTATGGTGGGCAGCCGATGAAGAGTATGGTCTCACCGCCCTACAGCGCTGGGGATGCTCCGCTGCGGCCGGCAGAGCCCTTTGAGAAGTTCAGCCCCCCCCTCGCCAACGGGGAGCGGGTGGCCGAGCCAGGACCCCCCTTCCCGCTGCGGCTGCCCCAAAAAGCTCCAGTCTTTGGCAGCCCACCGGTGGAGGAACAACCCAAGAATGTCGACCCCCTGGTCTTGGAGCTGGTGAACACCAAGATCGTGGAGCGGGGGCCGCCCGTGCAGTGGACGGACATTGCTGGGCAGGTCTCCGTGAAGGCCACCATCGAGGAGGAGCTGGTGTGGCCCATCCTGCGTCCCGGCGCCTACACTGGGGCGAGCCGGCCGCCCCGAACCATCCTGCTGTTCGGTCCCCGCGGCACGGGGAAGACCCTGCTGAGCCGGTGCATCTCCACCCAGCTGGGCTCCACCTTGCTGAAGCTCAGTGGGACAACCCTGCTCTCCACCTGGAAAGCCGAAGCCGAGAAGATCCTGCAGACCGTCTTCTTCGTGGCCAGCTGCCGGCAGCCTGCGGTCGTGCTCATCACTGAGGCCGAGTCCTTGCTGGTGGCCCGGGCTGGCGAGGACGGCAGCCAGGTGAGCAACCTCAAGTCCCAGCTCCTCTCCTACCTGGACAACGTGGCTACCTCATCCGAGCAGAACGTGGTCATCATCGGGACCACCTCCCGGCCTGGCAGCATGGACGAAGCTTCCCACCGGCGCTTCGCCAAGCGGTTCTACATCTCCCCGCCGGACAGCATTGCCCGGCGGCAGATCCTCCATCACGCCCTGGCTCAGCAGAGCTCCTGCCTGAGCGAGCGGGAGATGGCCTCCCTGGTGCAGCACACGGAGAGCTTCTCGGGCAGCGAGCTGGTCCAGCTCTGCCAGCACGCCGGGGCCACCACGCTGCACGGTTTGCCGGGCCAGATCCAGCCCACCTCCTACCAGGACTTCGAGAAGGCCTTCTGCAAGGTccgccccgctgcctcccagAAGGAGCTGGACTTGTTCCTGGAGTGGGATAAAATGTACGGCACCAGGCACTGA